The Gadus macrocephalus chromosome 9, ASM3116895v1 genomic interval tcccccctccccctccctccctcccagaacCAACTTGGAGTCCCTGCAGAAGAAGTTGGAGGAGCTGGAGTTGGACGAGCAGCAGCGTAAGCGCCTGGAGGCCTTCCTCACGCAGAAGCAGAAGGTGGTGGAGCTGAAGGACGATGACTTCGAGAAGATCTGTGAGCTGGGCGCCGGCAACGGAGGGGTGGTCTTCAAGGTCTCCCACAGGCCCTCCGGACTCATCATGGCTCGCAAGGTGACCATGCTCGCGGCGAattgttgctatggcaacactGATGCCTTAGTGTAGTCCCTCACTGCTTTTGATTGTCCAAGCGTCAACAATTTGCATATTACACAAGAATTGGTTTTGAAGAGCCTACCGCCAGGCTGGGTAACTGTAATATTCCGCAGTGGGTTTTTCCCTATGAAAACATAGATAGGAATGCAATGGGTCGTATCCCTGTTTATACAAGCAGTACTCACACCGTTTGACTACCTCATTGCGTAAGCTTACATTTCTTTTGGTTGCATACTTGGTTGATGTAAAAATGAGTGGATTGATGAAACTAGAGCGAATTGAGTCGGAAATTCTTAAAGAATTCATTCTTAAAAGAGAACAAAAGAAAATGCCGTGTGCAAAAGTATTATGTGAGATAGTCGGCTGAATTGGTGGGTACATTGTTGATTGTTTAAGTGAAAAATAATTGATGCACATCATAGCGTTAACCTAGATGTCATTTGGGAACCATGTGTGTTCCTCATCCTTGCGTGTTCCTCTTTTCGTCCAGCTGATCCACCTCGAGATCAAACCAGCCATCAGGAACCAAATCATCCGGGAACTGCAAGTGCTGCACGAGTGTAACTCCCCCTACATCGTGGGCTTCTACGGGGCCTTCTACAGTGATGGAGAAATTAGTATCTGTATGGAGAATATGGTATGACTCCATAAGAAACCGTTGTTGTTATATGGTTGGCCTCTGCACCTACTCTCTGACcatatgcgtttgtgtgagcgaatgtatttattttgaccACGGTTACATTCAATTAATAGAGAAAGGTACAACGATTTAAGAAGtgttaatgtttttaatttaCGTTAAATGGAAGTTCCTCTGATTGTTAGGATGGAGGCTCACTGGACCAGTCATTGAAGAAAGCGGGCAAAATCCCTGAACAGTTTCTGGGGAAAGTCAGCATTGCTGTGGGTAACCCTCACACCCACCCTAGAACAAACCCAGCACTAGTACTAGTACACCATGATTTATTTTAAGATTAATCATGCACTCCCTTATGCATGTTTTTGCTGATATGTAATATCTATCTTCCAAGGTTATTAAAGGTTTGTCCTATCTGCGAGAGAAACACAAGATTATGCACAGAGGTGAGATAAACCGAGCATTAATGTTTTTCCTGGGTGGTGTGTAAagtgtgttatgtgttttaGTGTGAGGAAATGTGCCAACCGACACTCACGCATTCACCAGGGCCCCATTATAGAAGCTTGTTTCCATGGTGAAGACTCACcccacttcttcttcctccttcaGATGTGAAACCCTCCAACATCCTGGTGAACTCCCGGGGGGAGATCAAGCTGTGTGACTTCGGTGTGAGCGGACAGCTCATCGACTCCATGGCCAACTCGTTCGTGGGCACTCGCTCTTACATGTCGGTGGGTTCACCAATGGCTGTGGCTCGCCCCTgctgtgtgcgcatgcatgtatTCATCATACGCTGACGGTTATTCCGTAACCACAGCTTGACACCACCTCGACATACAATCATATGATCAACCACTTTCATTAGACATTGCAAAACGTTTTGTCCAGTGCCTAAAGTGGGCTTCATGGTGTCCATGAAGTGCCCTGACAGCCCAAGCACGGCCTACCACTTGGGCTTCTTAACCTTGGTTTGGAGGCTGAGCCTAACATATCCAGAGAAGCCTGACACATCAGCACTTGAATCAGGGCTGTGATGACGTCCtctttagttttagtttttagtagttcccacctttttttttaagtgatttCATCAGGTCATAAGTTGATGTATCTGATTTGAGTCTCCCTTCCTGCTGCTAACGAATTGAAAGTGTTTTTATCTGGTTGGTTATGTTAGTAACATCAATGGCAACAAATATCAATTAGCTATGTAATGAACTATGAAGTGAACCGTGTGTCCCAGCCGGAGCGCCTTCAGGGCACTCACTACTCTGTCCAGTCGGACATCTGGAGCATGGGGTTGTCCCTGGTGGAGATGGCCATTGGCCGCTTCCCCATCCCACCTCCTGACTCCAGGGAGCTGGAGCAGATCTTTGGCTGTCCAGTGGAGGGTGAAGCCCCATCCGGGGAGTGCGCTGCCAGGCCCCGGCCTCCTGGACGCTCAGGGAACTGTGAGTATTAGGGGATAGTGACTAAGCTCACTTGTAAAGAGTTATATAAGCTTTGGTAATTATAATATGGACTGACTAAAagagaagatttttttttttttcataccaAGCTGTGATATGTAGCGATAACGGCTTTATGATCCCTGTGTATTGCACCAATGCACCATAATATCAAGTGTTTCCTCTCGTTCATAAGCACATGGCCCAGAGAGCAGACCTCCCATGGCTATTTTTGAGCTGCTCGACTACATAGTGAACGAGGTGAGTCGAAGGCCCGTTATTTCATATTAGTTGGAAATAGGATTTTCACTGCtttctgtgttttcttgttCATTGATGATTGTAACATCTTGGTCACAGCCTCCACCTAAACTGCCTGGCGTATTCGGCCCTGAATTCCAGGACTTTGTGAATAAATGGTATGCATTGTCGTTTTTTTGATTA includes:
- the map2k1 gene encoding dual specificity mitogen-activated protein kinase kinase 1, with product MQKRRKPEPIQLNPIPDGKTINGIGASETNLESLQKKLEELELDEQQRKRLEAFLTQKQKVVELKDDDFEKICELGAGNGGVVFKVSHRPSGLIMARKLIHLEIKPAIRNQIIRELQVLHECNSPYIVGFYGAFYSDGEISICMENMDGGSLDQSLKKAGKIPEQFLGKVSIAVIKGLSYLREKHKIMHRDVKPSNILVNSRGEIKLCDFGVSGQLIDSMANSFVGTRSYMSPERLQGTHYSVQSDIWSMGLSLVEMAIGRFPIPPPDSRELEQIFGCPVEGEAPSGECAARPRPPGRSGNSHGPESRPPMAIFELLDYIVNEPPPKLPGVFGPEFQDFVNKCLIKNPAERADLKQLMVHPFIKESEVEEVDFAGWLCNTIGLNQPLTPTHSAGV